From a single Lolium rigidum isolate FL_2022 chromosome 7, APGP_CSIRO_Lrig_0.1, whole genome shotgun sequence genomic region:
- the LOC124679321 gene encoding uncharacterized protein LOC124679321 isoform X2, translating into MAGAGSSSGGSGGGGGGGREGDWDCGGCSNRNYAFRSLCNRCKQPRLLVDPHTPRDSKWLPRAGDWICNGCSNNNYASRKNCKKCGLPKEEAAMPAMGGLLPAYADYMARVQQIENAGYKMNFGMPGNSALQQQLLAHANWQYGMAGRYGMQSSAWQFGGNTTNQFQVGPPKDWREGDWLCSCGFHNYSSRTQCKECNAPVPSGMASTTMKTTGTDTSSTLGNKRLASEELANDWDNKRLNPGNADYPLSIAGSDRAGQTAYSGYDNGHTTALPSGQISAMPGVGQGAKWREGDWLCSNCNNHNYASRSFCNRCKSQKESSVHPGAL; encoded by the exons ATGGCCGGCGCGGGCTCCTCGTCAGGCGggtcgggcggcggcgggggcggcggcaggGAGGGCGACTGGGACTGCGGCGGCTGCAGCAACCGCAACTACGCCTTCCGCTCCCTCTGCAACCGCTGCAAGCAGCCGCGCCTCCTCGTCGACCCCCACACCCCGCGCGACTCCAAGTGGCTCCCACGCGCCGGCGACTGGATCTGCAACG GTTGCAGTAACAATAATTATGCATCCAGAAAGAACTGCAAAAAGTGCGGCCTGCCCAAGGAGGAAGCAGCCATGCCAGCAATGGGGGGGCTGCTGCCAGCTTACGCAGATTACATGGCTAGGGTGCAGCAGATTGAGAATGCTGGCTACAAGATGAACTTTGGGATGCCTGGAAATTCAGCTCTGCAGCAGCAGCTGCTTGCTCATGCAAACTGGCAGTATGGGATGGCTGGTAGATACGGTATGCAGTCTTCTGCCTGGCAATTTGGAGGCAACACCACAAATCAGTTTCAAGTTGGTCCTCCGAAAGACTGGCGTGAGGGGGACTGGCTCTGTAGCTGTGGATTTCACAACTATTCATCTCGTACTCAG TGCAAAGAGTGTAATGCACCTGTCCCATCAGGCATGGCCTCTACAACAATGAAAACCACAGGAACAGATACTTCTTCCA CACTAGGTAATAAGCGTTTGGCATCAGAAGAGCTGGCTAATGACTGGGATAATAAAAGACTTAATCCAGGAAATGCTGATTATCCACTTTCA ATAGCAGGCTCAGACAGAGCTGGACAGACGGCTTATTCGGGGTATGACAATGGGCACACAACGGCATTACCCTCTGGACAAATTTCAGCGATGCCTGGTGTTGGACAAGG AGCAAAATGGCGCGAAGGGGACTGGCTGTGCAGCAACTGCAACAATCATAATTATGCATCTCGTTCATTCTGCAACAG GTGCAAATCTCAGAAAGAATCTTCAGTTCATCCTGGCGCGCTGTAG
- the LOC124679321 gene encoding uncharacterized protein LOC124679321 isoform X3: MPAMGGLLPAYADYMARVQQIENAGYKMNFGMPGNSALQQQLLAHANWQYGMAGRYGMQSSAWQFGGNTTNQFQVGPPKDWREGDWLCSCGFHNYSSRTQCKECNAPVPSGMASTTMKTTGTDTSSTLGNKRLASEELANDWDNKRLNPGNADYPLSIAGSDRAGQTAYSGYDNGHTTALPSGQISAMPGVGQGAKWREGDWLCSNCNNHNYASRSFCNRCKSQKESSVHPGAL, from the exons ATGCCAGCAATGGGGGGGCTGCTGCCAGCTTACGCAGATTACATGGCTAGGGTGCAGCAGATTGAGAATGCTGGCTACAAGATGAACTTTGGGATGCCTGGAAATTCAGCTCTGCAGCAGCAGCTGCTTGCTCATGCAAACTGGCAGTATGGGATGGCTGGTAGATACGGTATGCAGTCTTCTGCCTGGCAATTTGGAGGCAACACCACAAATCAGTTTCAAGTTGGTCCTCCGAAAGACTGGCGTGAGGGGGACTGGCTCTGTAGCTGTGGATTTCACAACTATTCATCTCGTACTCAG TGCAAAGAGTGTAATGCACCTGTCCCATCAGGCATGGCCTCTACAACAATGAAAACCACAGGAACAGATACTTCTTCCA CACTAGGTAATAAGCGTTTGGCATCAGAAGAGCTGGCTAATGACTGGGATAATAAAAGACTTAATCCAGGAAATGCTGATTATCCACTTTCA ATAGCAGGCTCAGACAGAGCTGGACAGACGGCTTATTCGGGGTATGACAATGGGCACACAACGGCATTACCCTCTGGACAAATTTCAGCGATGCCTGGTGTTGGACAAGG AGCAAAATGGCGCGAAGGGGACTGGCTGTGCAGCAACTGCAACAATCATAATTATGCATCTCGTTCATTCTGCAACAG GTGCAAATCTCAGAAAGAATCTTCAGTTCATCCTGGCGCGCTGTAG
- the LOC124679321 gene encoding uncharacterized protein LOC124679321 isoform X1, which translates to MAGAGSSSGGSGGGGGGGREGDWDCGGCSNRNYAFRSLCNRCKQPRLLVDPHTPRDSKWLPRAGDWICNGCSNNNYASRKNCKKCGLPKEEAAMPAMGGLLPAYADYMARVQQIENAGYKMNFGMPGNSALQQQLLAHANWQYGMAGRYGMQSSAWQFGGNTTNQFQVGPPKDWREGDWLCSCGFHNYSSRTQCKECNAPVPSGMASTTMKTTGTDTSSTLGNKRLASEELANDWDNKRLNPGNADYPLSVCLVGLLLFIDGLPNTYMILMYFPILLKIAGSDRAGQTAYSGYDNGHTTALPSGQISAMPGVGQGAKWREGDWLCSNCNNHNYASRSFCNRCKSQKESSVHPGAL; encoded by the exons ATGGCCGGCGCGGGCTCCTCGTCAGGCGggtcgggcggcggcgggggcggcggcaggGAGGGCGACTGGGACTGCGGCGGCTGCAGCAACCGCAACTACGCCTTCCGCTCCCTCTGCAACCGCTGCAAGCAGCCGCGCCTCCTCGTCGACCCCCACACCCCGCGCGACTCCAAGTGGCTCCCACGCGCCGGCGACTGGATCTGCAACG GTTGCAGTAACAATAATTATGCATCCAGAAAGAACTGCAAAAAGTGCGGCCTGCCCAAGGAGGAAGCAGCCATGCCAGCAATGGGGGGGCTGCTGCCAGCTTACGCAGATTACATGGCTAGGGTGCAGCAGATTGAGAATGCTGGCTACAAGATGAACTTTGGGATGCCTGGAAATTCAGCTCTGCAGCAGCAGCTGCTTGCTCATGCAAACTGGCAGTATGGGATGGCTGGTAGATACGGTATGCAGTCTTCTGCCTGGCAATTTGGAGGCAACACCACAAATCAGTTTCAAGTTGGTCCTCCGAAAGACTGGCGTGAGGGGGACTGGCTCTGTAGCTGTGGATTTCACAACTATTCATCTCGTACTCAG TGCAAAGAGTGTAATGCACCTGTCCCATCAGGCATGGCCTCTACAACAATGAAAACCACAGGAACAGATACTTCTTCCA CACTAGGTAATAAGCGTTTGGCATCAGAAGAGCTGGCTAATGACTGGGATAATAAAAGACTTAATCCAGGAAATGCTGATTATCCACTTTCAGTATGTCTTGTGGGCCTTTTACTTTTCATTgatggtttacctaatacttaCATGATCTTGATGTATTTTCCAATCTTATTGAAGATAGCAGGCTCAGACAGAGCTGGACAGACGGCTTATTCGGGGTATGACAATGGGCACACAACGGCATTACCCTCTGGACAAATTTCAGCGATGCCTGGTGTTGGACAAGG AGCAAAATGGCGCGAAGGGGACTGGCTGTGCAGCAACTGCAACAATCATAATTATGCATCTCGTTCATTCTGCAACAG GTGCAAATCTCAGAAAGAATCTTCAGTTCATCCTGGCGCGCTGTAG
- the LOC124679322 gene encoding probable carbohydrate esterase At4g34215, with product MKPSRRPLLGALALAALLSFLLLAAPPSGLLPSSSSSSRRRAPTSPYAHRPKLLFLLAGQSNMAGRGAPPAPLPAPYLPHPRLLRLAADRRWVAASPPLHADIDTHKTCGLGPAMPFAHRLLLSDPAPSSLSEPTVSEPVVLGLVPCAVGGTRIWMWARGQPLYEAAVARTRAAVADGGGALGAVLWFQGESDTVEADDARSYGGNMERLVADLRADLGLPSLLVIQVGLASGEGNYTDIVREAQRNVNLPNVIYVDAMGLPLSDDQLHLSTEAQLQLGEMLAQAYLEFNSSRDPNL from the exons CGCGGCGGCCGCTGCTGGGCGCGCTGGCGCTGGCGGCGctgctctccttcctcctcctcgccgcgccgcccagcggcctcctcccctcctcctcctcctcctcccgccgccgagcCCCCACCTCGCCCTACGCGCACCGCCCCAAGCTGCTCTTCCTCCTGGCCGGCCAGTCCAACATGGCCGGCCGGggcgcgccgccggcgcccctcccCGCGCCCTACCTCCCTCACCCGCGCctcctccgcctcgccgccgaccgccgctGGGTCGCCGCGTCCCCGCCGCTCCACGCCGACATCGACACCCACAAGACCTGCGGCCTCGGCCCCGCCATGCCCTTCGcgcaccgcctcctcctctccgacccCGCCCCCTCCTCCCTCTCCGAGCCCACCGTCTCCGAGCCCGTGGTGCTCGGGCTGGTCCCGTGCGCGGTCGGCGGCACCAGGATCTGGATGTGGGCGCGGGGGCAGCCGCTATACGAGGCGGCCGTCGCCAggacgcgcgccgccgtggccgacggcggcggcgcgctcggcGCCGTGCTCTGGTTCCAGGGCGAGAGCGACACCGTCGAGGCCGACGACGCCCGCTCCTACGGCGGCAACATGGAGCGCCTCGTCGCCGATCTCAGGGCCGATCTGGGCCTGCCCAGCCTGCTCGTCATCCAG GTTGGTCTTGCATCAGGGGAGGGGAATTACACGGACATTGTGAGGGAAGCTCAGCGAAATGTCAATCTTCCTAACGTTATTTATGTTGATGCTATGGGCCTGCCACTCAGCGATGATCAGTTACACCTCTCCACGGAAGCTCAACTCCAGCTTGGTGAAATGTTGGCGCAAGCCTATCTAGAATTCAACTCATCCAGAGATCCCAATCTATAG